The Peribacillus sp. FSL P2-0133 genome has a segment encoding these proteins:
- a CDS encoding glyceraldehyde-3-phosphate dehydrogenase, whose product MNSRIAINGFGRIGRMVFRKAILDESLDIVAINASYPAETLAHLLKYDTIHGKFDGIIIAEDDSLIVNGRRVKLINNRDPKLLPWKEMNIDIVIEATGKFNDRSKAALHLDAGAKRVILSAPGKNEDVTIVMGVNQEVLEIDKHFVISNASCTTNCLGPVAKVLDEKFGINNGLMTTIHSYTNDQNNIDNPHKDLRRARAAAESMIPTTTGAAKAISLVLPQLKGKLHGMAIRVPTPNVSLVDLVVDLNRDVTIDEVNQAFIDASENELKGIMEFTMEPLVSSDFKTNPHSAIIDGLTTMMIGDRKVKVLAWYDNEWGYSNRVVDLVKLVGSELKKTSEVELSVK is encoded by the coding sequence ATGAATTCAAGAATAGCGATTAACGGGTTTGGGAGAATTGGAAGAATGGTTTTCCGAAAGGCCATATTAGATGAGAGTTTGGACATTGTTGCCATTAATGCAAGCTATCCAGCTGAAACTTTAGCACACTTACTAAAATATGATACGATACATGGAAAATTCGACGGTATCATTATAGCGGAAGATGATTCACTAATAGTGAATGGCCGCCGAGTAAAACTAATAAATAACCGCGATCCAAAGCTATTGCCTTGGAAAGAGATGAACATAGATATTGTAATTGAAGCTACGGGCAAATTCAATGATCGTTCTAAAGCGGCTCTTCATTTAGATGCAGGAGCAAAAAGAGTTATTTTATCAGCGCCGGGTAAAAATGAAGACGTTACCATTGTAATGGGTGTAAATCAGGAAGTGCTGGAAATTGACAAGCATTTCGTCATATCTAATGCATCTTGTACAACCAACTGTCTTGGACCGGTTGCAAAAGTGCTTGATGAAAAATTCGGCATAAACAACGGTTTAATGACAACGATCCATTCTTATACAAATGATCAAAATAATATTGATAACCCGCACAAAGACTTAAGACGTGCCCGTGCCGCTGCGGAAAGCATGATTCCTACGACTACAGGAGCTGCAAAAGCCATCTCACTAGTGTTGCCGCAATTAAAAGGCAAGCTTCATGGAATGGCGATCCGCGTACCGACACCTAACGTATCTCTAGTTGATCTTGTTGTGGATTTAAACCGTGATGTCACGATTGATGAAGTGAACCAAGCCTTCATCGATGCTTCAGAGAATGAACTCAAAGGAATTATGGAATTCACGATGGAACCTTTAGTTTCAAGTGATTTCAAAACGAATCCTCACTCTGCAATCATCGATGGTTTGACGACGATGATGATTGGGGACAGGAAAGTGAAAGTCCTTGCATGGTATGATAATGAGTGGGGTTACTCCAACCGGGTAGTGGATCTTGTGAAATTGGTGGGATCCGAGTTGAAAAAAACTTCCGAAGTCGAACTATCAGTAAAATAA
- the dnaI gene encoding primosomal protein DnaI: MEKINRSLNKLANTNQFQQRYEKLKQEIFEDEQVRLFLNANSSTVTKEMIDKNLGKLYEFTSQSNKCDKCPSLNGCINMMQGYYPKLVVQGKALNLNYEICPRKLAEDEKRKREKLIRSLYVPKDILRATIEDFTQTDNENKRLGVLSKAMSFIMEYEPGKMQKGLYIYGKFGVGKTYLLGAIANELAERQISSLIVYVPDYLRELKGSIGDNTVNEKIEMVKTAPVLMLDDIGAESMTSWGRDEVFGPILQFRMLENLPTFFTSNFDLNGLENHLTFSQRGEKEEVKAARIMERIQYLAEPVKLDGLNRRR, from the coding sequence ATGGAAAAGATTAATAGATCCCTTAATAAATTGGCCAATACAAACCAATTTCAACAGCGTTATGAAAAGCTGAAACAGGAGATTTTTGAAGACGAACAAGTGCGGTTATTTTTGAATGCCAACAGTTCGACGGTCACGAAGGAAATGATTGATAAAAACTTGGGGAAGCTTTATGAGTTCACTTCACAAAGCAATAAATGTGATAAATGTCCAAGCTTGAATGGCTGCATCAATATGATGCAAGGGTATTATCCCAAATTGGTGGTTCAAGGGAAGGCCCTGAACCTGAATTATGAAATCTGCCCGCGGAAATTGGCAGAGGATGAAAAGCGGAAACGGGAAAAATTGATCCGCAGCCTGTATGTACCGAAGGATATTTTAAGGGCGACCATTGAGGACTTTACTCAAACGGATAATGAAAACAAACGCTTGGGTGTTTTAAGTAAGGCGATGTCGTTCATTATGGAATATGAGCCAGGTAAAATGCAAAAAGGCTTATATATATATGGGAAATTCGGTGTTGGGAAAACGTACTTATTAGGTGCGATTGCCAATGAACTTGCAGAAAGGCAAATTTCCTCCCTTATTGTCTATGTCCCTGACTACTTGCGGGAACTTAAGGGGTCGATAGGTGATAATACGGTCAATGAAAAAATTGAGATGGTGAAAACGGCGCCTGTCCTCATGCTGGATGATATTGGAGCGGAGTCCATGACGAGCTGGGGACGCGATGAGGTTTTTGGTCCGATTTTGCAATTTAGGATGCTGGAAAACCTGCCGACGTTTTTCACTTCGAATTTTGACCTGAATGGCCTGGAAAACCACCTAACCTTTTCACAGCGTGGTGAGAAGGAAGAAGTGAAGGCGGCCAGGATAATGGAAAGAATTCAATATTTAGCGGAGCCGGTCAAGCTGGATGGCTTGAATCGGAGAAGATGA
- the ytxC gene encoding sporulation protein YtxC, giving the protein MQISFQNDSEAMKLLNFVSVHPLGAEFQAYIRFLPQQGMHVDMTKSSGDKWLILLRDAFHSFLLEEKTLPVLEQIIVGKFFYREREEIEAIIEIASSIIEVERARNQDGAFSTEKRLIEEGLQSILAGKVSFSFDSFTTFRLKSFQHTLEKYVVKAIDEYKLEQDYQNFIATLRDCLHGQESKLRKLHLVNRDGFHFYDQKFSKLDRPKINSMIDRRLLVKSSLFLDTVILAPLLSIAPENLCIYTDDKEEGLIQTISRIFEERATILPLSSFSMHLNDLSWKKEN; this is encoded by the coding sequence GTGCAAATTTCGTTTCAAAACGATTCAGAGGCAATGAAATTACTGAATTTTGTTTCTGTCCATCCACTGGGGGCAGAATTTCAAGCATACATTCGATTTCTTCCGCAACAAGGCATGCATGTGGATATGACGAAGTCTTCAGGTGATAAATGGCTAATTCTGCTTCGTGATGCATTTCATTCTTTTTTATTGGAAGAAAAGACGCTTCCTGTTCTGGAGCAAATAATAGTCGGTAAATTTTTTTATAGGGAACGGGAAGAAATTGAAGCCATCATTGAAATTGCATCATCGATCATCGAGGTGGAAAGAGCCAGGAATCAAGATGGAGCATTCAGTACGGAGAAACGATTGATTGAGGAAGGACTTCAAAGCATCTTGGCTGGGAAGGTATCTTTTTCATTCGATTCTTTTACGACCTTCCGTTTAAAATCATTTCAGCACACTTTGGAAAAGTATGTCGTTAAGGCTATTGATGAATACAAGCTGGAACAGGACTATCAAAATTTCATTGCCACTCTCCGTGATTGCCTTCATGGGCAGGAGTCGAAATTAAGAAAGCTGCACCTGGTCAACCGGGATGGTTTTCATTTCTATGATCAGAAATTCAGCAAACTCGACCGGCCAAAAATCAATAGTATGATCGACAGGAGGCTTCTTGTCAAAAGTTCACTTTTTCTCGATACGGTGATACTTGCCCCGCTTTTATCGATTGCACCCGAAAACTTGTGCATCTATACCGATGACAAGGAAGAAGGGCTGATCCAGACCATTTCAAGGATTTTCGAAGAACGGGCGACCATCTTGCCACTTTCGTCATTTTCGATGCATTTGAATGATCTTTCGTGGAAAAAAGAAAATTAA
- the coaE gene encoding dephospho-CoA kinase (Dephospho-CoA kinase (CoaE) performs the final step in coenzyme A biosynthesis.) produces MGQIIGITGGIASGKSTVSLCLQELGFTIVDADLASRAVVEPGEEAYHQVVKAFGEDILLPDGNIDRVKLGSIIFNDQEKRLLLNGIVHPAVRNWMRLKTEEALSSGEETVFMDIPLLFESKLTFMVEKSLLIYVDEQVQLQRLMNRNGLSETEALARINSQMPLADKKALADAVIDNNGDINETKRQVKSILSEWHVI; encoded by the coding sequence ATGGGACAAATCATTGGAATCACCGGAGGCATCGCCAGTGGGAAAAGCACCGTCAGCCTTTGTTTACAGGAACTCGGATTCACGATTGTCGATGCAGATCTGGCTTCCCGTGCTGTCGTTGAGCCAGGAGAAGAGGCCTATCATCAAGTTGTGAAGGCATTTGGTGAAGATATCTTATTGCCGGATGGGAATATAGATCGCGTAAAGCTCGGGTCGATCATATTTAATGATCAGGAAAAGAGATTGCTATTGAATGGCATCGTGCATCCTGCCGTCAGGAATTGGATGCGCCTCAAAACGGAAGAGGCACTATCATCAGGGGAAGAAACGGTGTTCATGGATATTCCGCTCCTATTCGAAAGTAAGCTGACATTCATGGTGGAAAAGTCGCTTTTGATCTATGTGGATGAGCAAGTTCAATTGCAGCGATTAATGAACAGGAATGGTCTTTCGGAGACGGAGGCACTTGCCAGGATCAATTCGCAAATGCCCTTGGCCGATAAAAAGGCTTTAGCGGATGCCGTCATCGACAATAATGGGGACATTAATGAAACGAAGAGGCAAGTGAAGTCCATACTTAGCGAATGGCATGTCATATAA
- a CDS encoding DnaD domain protein, with product MHWQELLPADSYLVSSAGLLHDYDRKILTRLYQPLIGPICISLYMTLWSELEENRLWSESSSHYQLMNTIGLKLGDIYEARLLLEGIGLLNVYKKSKNETKEFIYELNPPLSPQQFFTDGMLNIYLYKKIGKAQFNRLKRFFCDDHILTDQYEGVTKSFAEVFSSDHLDSLYVTDEAKNEWKPMPEQQFIDRTEGVEPSGFDDLFDFDLLFAGMKSSIVPKKAFTPKIKSTIAKLAFLYGIDPLEMQKLVMDAVSLDDEIDEEVLRKAARDWYQIERQADMPSLVNRVQPIRERTQKEEPKTQEQELIRHLETISPRERLMQLSGGAEPSSGDLKVVEGVMINQKLNPGVVNVLIEYVMLKTDMKFTKGYVEKLAGHWARLKVSTVVEAMELAKNEHRKYQDWAQGSRNAAKGSRKKAIREEVVPEWLEKKEEAQLEQNADQPELNAQKRELQEKWKQWKAGGEMNDGKD from the coding sequence ATGCATTGGCAAGAATTGCTCCCAGCGGATTCATATTTGGTCTCATCTGCGGGGCTGCTTCATGATTATGATCGGAAAATACTTACCCGACTATATCAACCTCTTATTGGACCTATCTGCATTAGCCTATATATGACGTTATGGAGTGAGCTGGAGGAAAACAGGCTATGGTCGGAATCCTCCTCACATTATCAATTAATGAATACCATCGGCCTTAAGTTAGGTGATATTTACGAAGCACGCCTTTTACTTGAAGGAATTGGTCTGTTGAATGTATATAAGAAATCGAAAAATGAAACGAAGGAATTCATCTATGAGTTAAACCCGCCGCTTTCCCCGCAGCAGTTTTTCACGGATGGAATGCTGAATATTTACTTGTACAAAAAAATCGGCAAAGCGCAATTCAACCGGTTAAAAAGATTCTTTTGTGATGATCATATCTTAACCGATCAATATGAAGGTGTGACTAAATCTTTTGCGGAAGTATTCTCATCAGATCATTTGGACTCTTTATATGTAACGGATGAAGCGAAGAACGAATGGAAACCGATGCCTGAACAGCAATTCATCGATCGGACGGAGGGCGTCGAGCCATCGGGATTTGATGACTTATTTGATTTTGACCTTTTATTTGCCGGGATGAAATCCTCAATCGTACCGAAAAAGGCCTTTACTCCGAAAATAAAAAGTACGATTGCCAAACTTGCTTTTTTATATGGCATTGATCCGCTGGAAATGCAAAAACTAGTAATGGATGCCGTTTCATTGGATGATGAGATCGATGAGGAAGTGCTCAGAAAGGCGGCAAGGGACTGGTACCAGATCGAACGGCAGGCAGATATGCCTTCCCTAGTCAATCGGGTGCAGCCGATTCGTGAACGGACACAAAAAGAAGAACCGAAAACACAGGAACAAGAGTTAATCCGTCATTTGGAGACGATTTCCCCAAGGGAGCGACTGATGCAATTGTCTGGCGGTGCAGAGCCATCAAGCGGTGATTTAAAAGTGGTTGAGGGCGTGATGATCAATCAAAAGCTGAATCCGGGTGTCGTCAATGTCTTGATTGAATACGTCATGCTCAAAACGGATATGAAGTTCACGAAGGGCTATGTGGAAAAGCTGGCAGGCCATTGGGCACGGCTGAAGGTCTCTACGGTCGTCGAGGCGATGGAACTAGCTAAAAATGAACATAGGAAATATCAGGACTGGGCTCAAGGAAGCAGGAATGCTGCGAAGGGTAGCCGGAAAAAGGCGATACGGGAAGAAGTGGTTCCGGAGTGGCTTGAGAAAAAAGAAGAAGCACAGCTGGAGCAGAATGCAGATCAGCCTGAATTGAATGCCCAGAAACGCGAGCTACAGGAGAAATGGAAGCAGTGGAAAGCAGGAGGTGAAATGAACGATGGAAAAGATTAA
- the speD gene encoding adenosylmethionine decarboxylase: METMGRHVISELWGCDFEKLNNIDLIEKIFVDAALKSGAEVREVAFHKFAPQGVSGVVIISESHLTIHSFPEHGYASIDVYTCGNLDPNIAADYIAEALNAQTRENIELPRGLGPVQMKKANISAL; this comes from the coding sequence ATGGAAACAATGGGTAGACATGTCATTTCTGAACTTTGGGGTTGTGACTTTGAAAAACTGAACAATATCGATTTAATTGAAAAGATTTTTGTTGATGCTGCTTTGAAATCAGGTGCAGAGGTACGGGAAGTTGCCTTTCACAAATTTGCTCCACAAGGAGTCAGCGGGGTTGTCATCATTTCTGAATCACACTTAACGATTCACAGTTTTCCAGAACACGGCTATGCGAGCATCGATGTCTATACATGCGGTAACTTGGATCCGAATATTGCGGCAGATTATATTGCAGAAGCTTTGAATGCGCAAACACGTGAAAACATAGAATTACCACGTGGATTAGGTCCTGTACAAATGAAAAAAGCTAATATAAGTGCCCTATAA
- the nrdR gene encoding transcriptional regulator NrdR — translation MKCPSCQYNGTRVLDSRPVDESKSIRRRRECEACGFRFTTFEKVEETPLIVVKKGGTREEFSRDKILRGLIRACEKRPVPLKELEQITSYVEKELRNQGISEVKSDNVGEMVMDKLAEVDEVAYVRFASVYRQFKDINVFIDELKDLINKERK, via the coding sequence ATGAAATGCCCATCATGTCAATATAACGGAACAAGAGTGCTCGATTCCAGGCCAGTCGATGAAAGTAAATCGATTCGACGACGCCGTGAATGTGAGGCATGTGGTTTTCGATTCACGACATTTGAAAAGGTGGAGGAAACACCGCTTATTGTAGTGAAAAAGGGCGGGACACGGGAAGAGTTCAGTCGTGATAAAATCCTGCGTGGCTTAATCAGGGCTTGCGAAAAACGCCCGGTTCCCTTGAAGGAACTAGAGCAAATTACCAGTTATGTAGAAAAAGAACTGCGCAACCAGGGCATATCGGAAGTGAAAAGCGACAATGTCGGCGAAATGGTAATGGACAAGCTGGCGGAAGTCGATGAGGTTGCCTATGTAAGGTTCGCATCCGTCTATCGGCAATTTAAAGATATCAATGTCTTTATCGATGAATTGAAAGATTTAATAAATAAGGAAAGAAAGTAG